A region from the uncultured Draconibacterium sp. genome encodes:
- a CDS encoding GNAT family protein yields the protein MEHIRVDSKIRLEQVNTSMAPVIYEAIDKDREYLSKWLPFVEYTNRVEDTKAFIASITRNDNKKDLVYSIYYQENFAGLIGFKDTDWVNRKTELGYWLVKNMQKKGIISSCVAKLIRFAFRKQKMNRIQIKVAAGNLPSEKIPGKFGFTFEGTERQGERHKNGYVNLKVFSLLREEMKQ from the coding sequence ATGGAACACATTAGGGTTGATTCCAAAATAAGGCTCGAACAAGTTAATACCTCAATGGCTCCGGTTATTTACGAGGCCATTGATAAAGACCGCGAATATTTAAGCAAATGGCTTCCCTTTGTTGAATACACCAACCGAGTTGAAGATACCAAAGCATTTATTGCCAGCATAACCCGAAACGACAATAAAAAGGACCTTGTTTACTCCATTTATTACCAGGAAAACTTTGCAGGATTAATTGGCTTTAAAGATACCGACTGGGTGAACCGGAAAACAGAACTGGGCTATTGGCTGGTTAAGAATATGCAAAAAAAAGGCATAATCTCCAGCTGTGTGGCTAAACTAATACGCTTTGCTTTCCGGAAACAAAAGATGAACCGTATACAAATAAAAGTTGCAGCCGGAAACCTGCCGAGTGAAAAAATTCCGGGTAAGTTTGGTTTCACTTTTGAAGGTACTGAACGACAAGGAGAACGCCACAAAAACGGCTATGTGAACCTAAAGGTATTTAGCCTACTCAGAGAAGAAATGAAACAGTAA
- a CDS encoding peptidylprolyl isomerase, protein MKIKQLIILVAIAIVVGACGNKTEKQTQHKADAISEPENTNSRQQDEWNRLLPSIAKIDSYDGTRILESGQGFFVGENLLVTKYSLVNQATNVSVTPFNENRKYTAHGFVAFDRINDLIILQVDSIKREPITLSADTIPNFTKSLYVAPKTGKTLQLFTGKVLNLATVRGTKLYRITNRIRKSQFGAPIFVDGGKAIGVAYSGTVNYEMQSFAIPAEFILAMLRKKKNEAEPLEILKNTANEKIAAENRKIKGLVLETDAGDISIKLFNETPEYRDNFIRLAKEGYFDSLLIHRVIKDFGIQSGAADTRYAKPGANVGFRGPGYTIPAHLVSGLYHKRGMIGSPRKPDTKNQRRRSDGSQFYIVSGRKYFDNELDDLEETNNYKFSAAQRNAYKTVGGAPHLDGSYTVFGQVTSGMNVVDQIVQVETDRRWRPVKDIRIRRVRILK, encoded by the coding sequence ATGAAGATAAAACAGCTCATAATATTGGTGGCTATTGCAATAGTTGTAGGCGCATGTGGAAACAAAACAGAGAAGCAAACGCAGCATAAAGCTGATGCGATAAGCGAACCGGAGAACACCAACTCACGCCAACAGGATGAATGGAATCGTTTGCTGCCATCAATTGCTAAAATTGATTCGTATGACGGCACGCGAATTCTGGAATCGGGGCAGGGCTTTTTTGTGGGTGAAAACCTGCTGGTAACCAAGTATTCATTGGTCAATCAGGCTACAAATGTTTCGGTAACACCTTTTAACGAAAACAGAAAGTACACCGCACATGGTTTTGTGGCTTTCGACCGTATTAACGATCTGATTATTTTGCAGGTAGATAGCATAAAACGAGAACCAATTACACTTTCAGCGGATACGATTCCCAATTTTACAAAATCACTATATGTGGCTCCAAAAACCGGAAAAACGTTGCAGCTTTTTACCGGGAAAGTACTCAATCTTGCAACGGTTAGGGGGACTAAACTTTATCGGATTACAAACCGAATAAGAAAATCGCAGTTTGGTGCACCAATTTTTGTTGATGGAGGAAAAGCGATTGGGGTAGCCTATTCAGGAACAGTAAATTACGAAATGCAAAGTTTTGCGATACCGGCTGAATTTATCCTGGCAATGCTTCGAAAGAAAAAAAATGAAGCGGAACCTTTGGAAATTCTCAAAAATACCGCGAATGAAAAAATAGCTGCAGAGAACAGAAAAATAAAAGGACTTGTTTTGGAAACCGATGCCGGAGATATAAGCATAAAGTTGTTTAATGAAACACCCGAGTATCGCGATAATTTTATTCGTTTGGCCAAAGAAGGTTATTTTGATAGTTTACTGATACATCGTGTGATTAAAGACTTTGGTATACAGAGTGGTGCAGCCGATACCCGTTATGCCAAACCTGGCGCTAATGTTGGGTTTCGGGGGCCGGGTTACACCATTCCGGCTCACCTGGTGTCCGGCTTGTACCATAAACGCGGAATGATTGGATCGCCCCGTAAGCCAGATACAAAAAACCAGCGACGACGATCGGACGGATCGCAGTTTTATATTGTTAGCGGCCGAAAATATTTCGATAATGAACTGGACGACCTGGAAGAAACCAACAACTACAAATTTTCGGCAGCGCAACGTAACGCCTATAAAACAGTGGGCGGAGCACCTCACCTCGATGGGAGTTATACCGTTTTTGGGCAGGTAACTTCAGGAATGAATGTGGTAGACCAAATCGTTCAGGTAGAAACAGATCGTAGATGGCGTCCCGTTAAAGACATTCGAATCAGGCGTGTCCGGATTTTAAAATAA
- a CDS encoding HAD family phosphatase yields the protein MKADLSNIKNIIFDLGRVLLNLDFDASIQAFQQLGSNGELLDHKNAYADPAFYQLEIGKISPDEFRATVRKLLNNPNASDTEIDDAWYAMILDIPENRVKKLLELGKNYKVFLFSNTNQIHINKLLPEFKAQHGIDFPSLFDAVYYSHELNDRKPEVSSFNKVISLANVVPAETLFVDDLEKNIIGAQQAGLQTFWLQEGMEMAELF from the coding sequence ATGAAAGCAGACCTTTCGAACATTAAAAATATCATTTTCGATTTAGGCCGGGTTTTATTAAACCTCGATTTTGATGCATCAATACAAGCGTTTCAGCAACTGGGCAGCAACGGCGAACTGTTAGACCATAAAAATGCCTATGCCGATCCGGCATTTTACCAGCTGGAAATTGGCAAAATAAGTCCGGATGAATTCAGAGCTACAGTAAGGAAACTACTTAATAATCCCAATGCCAGCGACACTGAAATCGATGATGCCTGGTATGCTATGATTCTGGATATTCCTGAAAACCGGGTAAAAAAGCTGTTGGAACTCGGTAAAAATTATAAGGTTTTTCTTTTTAGCAACACCAACCAAATTCACATCAACAAATTGCTTCCCGAGTTTAAAGCGCAACATGGTATCGACTTTCCATCGTTATTTGATGCGGTTTATTACTCGCACGAACTTAACGACCGAAAACCAGAGGTAAGTTCGTTTAACAAAGTAATCTCGCTGGCCAATGTTGTTCCGGCAGAAACCTTGTTTGTTGACGATTTGGAAAAGAATATAATTGGCGCCCAACAGGCCGGATTACAAACCTTTTGGTTGCAAGAAGGCATGGAAATGGCTGAATTATTTTAA
- a CDS encoding peptidylprolyl isomerase has translation MVKTFLIICCICVLGYQSDAQSRIVEIATNYGNMRFSLHDDTPKHRNAFIELAEDGYYDGTLFYRVIEDFLIQGGSKSSRNAPPGKRIGYGDPDKTVDDEILKHYFHKKGSLCAPRQPDEINPFKQSDISQFFIVKGSVFTPGALDTMELAVNRPIRKKIIAKYMTPEIRGQLKQLKQEKKVTEFRAIADDIKAKIEAEYNLTPGVLEFSEAQRQAYTTVGGYPELDGSYTIFGECIAGFDVIDKIAALKTDSNNRPYNDVKIKVRVIQ, from the coding sequence ATGGTGAAAACGTTCTTAATTATATGTTGTATTTGTGTTTTGGGGTATCAGTCTGATGCGCAGTCGCGAATTGTTGAAATAGCCACAAATTATGGCAATATGCGTTTTAGCTTGCACGACGATACGCCCAAACATCGCAATGCGTTTATTGAGCTTGCTGAAGACGGGTATTACGATGGTACACTGTTTTATCGGGTTATTGAAGATTTTCTGATTCAGGGTGGTTCTAAAAGCTCGCGAAATGCCCCTCCCGGGAAACGTATCGGGTATGGCGACCCGGATAAAACGGTTGACGATGAAATTCTTAAACACTATTTTCATAAAAAGGGATCGTTGTGTGCTCCGCGCCAACCCGATGAGATTAATCCCTTTAAGCAGTCAGATATTTCTCAGTTTTTTATCGTTAAAGGCAGTGTGTTTACTCCCGGCGCTCTTGATACAATGGAGTTGGCGGTAAATCGTCCAATCCGTAAAAAAATCATTGCGAAGTATATGACTCCGGAAATTCGCGGGCAACTAAAACAGTTAAAGCAAGAGAAAAAAGTAACAGAATTCAGAGCCATAGCAGATGATATAAAAGCAAAAATAGAGGCCGAATACAACCTTACTCCGGGGGTGCTTGAGTTTTCTGAAGCACAGCGCCAGGCCTATACAACCGTGGGAGGCTACCCCGAACTGGATGGTAGTTACACTATTTTTGGCGAGTGTATTGCCGGTTTTGATGTAATTGATAAAATCGCGGCATTAAAAACCGACAGCAACAACCGGCCGTACAACGATGTTAAAATAAAGGTGCGGGTGATTCAATAG
- a CDS encoding peptidylprolyl isomerase, whose translation MKKLIVLILIALVGFGVSCSNATQKEKNNLVLIKTSFGDIKLRLYDETPEHKKNFIKLIEEGYYEGLLFHRVMKNFMIQGGDPDSKNATPGQRLGSGNPGYTLPAEILPQYYHKKGALAAARRGGPSNPEKRSSGSQFYIVQGEVFTSGKLDTMELMLNSRAKNDFVKQKFDAAKDELDGYRKNNDRDGFNICVAELREAADSAWALQPKRMFTEEQRKDYTTIGGYPSLDGDYTVFGEVVEGLDVLDKIAAVETDKNNRPVEDIKMEIEFTK comes from the coding sequence ATGAAGAAATTAATTGTATTAATATTAATTGCTTTGGTTGGCTTTGGCGTTTCGTGCAGCAATGCAACACAAAAAGAAAAAAATAATCTTGTATTAATTAAAACCAGTTTTGGCGATATTAAATTAAGGCTGTACGACGAAACACCCGAGCATAAAAAGAATTTTATAAAACTAATTGAAGAAGGGTATTACGAGGGCTTACTTTTTCATCGAGTAATGAAAAACTTTATGATACAAGGTGGCGACCCTGATTCGAAAAATGCAACACCCGGGCAGCGTTTGGGTAGCGGTAATCCGGGCTACACTTTGCCGGCCGAAATATTACCACAGTATTACCACAAAAAAGGTGCATTGGCAGCAGCTCGCCGCGGAGGTCCTTCAAATCCGGAGAAACGCTCGAGTGGCTCGCAGTTTTACATTGTTCAGGGCGAAGTGTTTACCAGTGGCAAACTGGATACAATGGAATTGATGTTGAACAGCCGGGCCAAAAACGATTTTGTAAAACAAAAATTTGATGCGGCAAAAGACGAACTCGATGGCTACAGAAAAAATAACGACCGCGATGGATTTAATATTTGTGTTGCAGAGTTAAGAGAAGCAGCCGATAGTGCATGGGCACTGCAACCCAAACGAATGTTTACCGAAGAGCAGCGAAAAGACTACACCACTATTGGCGGCTATCCTTCGTTAGATGGCGATTACACTGTTTTTGGCGAGGTTGTTGAAGGACTTGATGTGTTGGATAAAATTGCAGCGGTTGAAACCGATAAAAACAACCGGCCAGTTGAGGATATTAAAATGGAGATTGAATTTACGAAGTAG